AGAGAAAGACAAGTCCGGCAAGTAATCCTGCCGATGGGTCTATCGATGTTGCGCAAGCGGTAGCGATAATCGGGCCAACTATAAATACAAACTCATCATTGAGGGCTTCAAGTGAGTAAGCGGCATTAACGATATCTCTTTCATTGTGGCTCTTTGATGATGTATCGGCGCCGAGGACGTACAGCCATCGACGTCGAACTAAACCACCCAGATTAATAGAGCTCGCCTCTGCAACAATTATCGAAGCGAACCAACTCCACTTTGGAGCATCGTTCTGGACCAGAGCAATGAAAATTCCAATACCTATAAGTTTGAGTGGAAAAACTCTCATCAGTAAAGCCCGCTGTCCGAATCGATCGGCAACTCCCGACCAATAAGGCATCGCTATCGACATAGTTATCGCAGCCGTGGCACTTAAAGCACCGGCCAGAGCGTAGGAGTTGCTAGCTGCCACCACAATAAAGATGAGTGCGAGCGGGTCCATCGAAATCGGCATCCGCCCGATGAGACCGAAGAGAGAAAATTTCATTGCGCCGGGGCTTCGTGCCACAGTCGAATACGCCGAGAACATAGTGGGCAGTCTATGGCAGGGTTAGACTGGTCAGCATGAGTAATGAAAATCCGATTCTTGAGTTAGCGTTATCAATTGCACGCCAAGCTGGAGAGCTGCTAATGAATCGCCCGGCCTCATGGGATTTAACCGTAAAATCAACGGCAATAGATATCGCAACGCAGATGGATCATGCAAGCGAGAAACTTATTGTTGATGCAATTCTTGCCGCTCGTCCAGATGATGGAATCATTGGTGAAGAAGGTGCAAACCGTGAAAGCACTAGTGGAGTTACGTGGGTCATAGATCCTGTAGATGGCACCGTAAATTATTTTTATGGACTTCCTGGTTGGTCAATTAGCATCGCAGTTAAAGATGAAAACGGCGTATTGGCTGGAGTAGTTCATTCACCGACAACTCATTCGACTTGGAAAGCATCACGTAGAGGCGGAGCATTTCTAAACGATGTGAGAATTGAGTGCAACGATCCTGTCGAACTTAACCGTGCACTCTTATCGTCGGGCTTTGCCTATGATGTTGCCTCGCGATATGAGCAGTTGAAGATAGTAAACGCATTACTGCCACAGATCCGCGATCTTCGACGAATTGGATCTGCCGCGGCAGATATCTGCCATGTAGCCACTGGCTTAGTTGATGGATACTTTGAAACCGGGTTAATGGA
This sequence is a window from Candidatus Planktophila sp.. Protein-coding genes within it:
- a CDS encoding inositol monophosphatase family protein produces the protein MSNENPILELALSIARQAGELLMNRPASWDLTVKSTAIDIATQMDHASEKLIVDAILAARPDDGIIGEEGANRESTSGVTWVIDPVDGTVNYFYGLPGWSISIAVKDENGVLAGVVHSPTTHSTWKASRRGGAFLNDVRIECNDPVELNRALLSSGFAYDVASRYEQLKIVNALLPQIRDLRRIGSAAADICHVATGLVDGYFETGLMEWDLAAAELIAREAGAIVETKEWHGFNLTIAAGPHLFEQISRAIPE